CCGGCGATCAGCGCCAGCGGCGACACCAGCAGCAGCGGCAGCGCCGCCAGCGCGACGGTGATCAACACCAGCGCCCATTCATCCTTGCGCATCGGCTCTTCGGCGTAGCTCACCTTCATGCCGCTGACGTCGCCGGCGTAGGACAGCTTGCGCTTGACGAAACCGGGCGTCGCGCGCGCGGCGGCATGGCAGGCGACCAGCGTGGCGAGCGCGGCCCACAGCGGCAATTGCGCCAGCGCCATGGCGCGCAGCGCCACATCGAGGCCGAGCGCCAGGCCGCCATAGGTGCCGAGCCGCGAGTCCTTCATGATCTCCAGCCGCTTGGCCACCGACCAGCCGCCGCCGAAACTGTCGAACGTGTCGGCGAGGCCGTCCTCGTGCATCGCCCCGGTGACGACGACCGAGGCGGCGACCGCCAGCAGCGCGGCGAGCCCGGGGCCGAACAGCGAATTGCCGATCAGCAGCACGGTCGCTGCGATCACACCGATGCCGACGCCGACGATCGGAAAGAACGCCAACGCCCGGGTCAGCCAGTCCGGCTCCGGCGCGCGGTCGGAATCCGGCACCGGCAGGATGGTCAGGAAGCGAATCGCATCGAGCAGTTGCGCGAGCGTCGGCGAAGGCCGCGGGGGCCGGGAATCGATCGACATGCGGGTCCTCTGCGGGGAGGCTCTACTGCGCGCCTCGGCACGCCGCGGTCAACTGCGACCTTGGCCATGGCCGGCCGGCGTGATTGCGCGATCCGCAGCCCGGCGGTGGAGGCCTTGCGACAGGACAACTCGGGGTGGGACCTCCGTGCTGAGGTCGGACGGCACCCAAAATTCCGTATCGATGATATGTGAAACATCATTTTTGCTGGCACAAAATAGATGATTGATAGACTGCCTTCGTTTCGGGTAACTAGGTCGTCGAACGCTGCGTTCCATGCGAAGCTCTCGGCGAATCCACGTCTTGCCGTCATGGCGAGGCGGCGTTGCCGTTTGCCGATGGTTCGTCGCCCAAGGGGCGGGCGCAGCGACACTGATGGAATGAGGTCGAACCCGATGCGAATGGGGGCACGATCGCGGATGAAGGTTCCGGCGCGGGATGGCACGCAGGCTCTCCTCGGGCGCCATATCGCTGGCGCGGCGAGGGTGCACGCCCGATGACTGAACTTGCGGTTCAGCTCTGGTGCGTGGCGGTGCTGCTCGCGATCGCGGTCATCGCGGTTCCGCTGAGCCGGAGGCCGGGCCTCGCCACCGCAACCATCTATTCCGCGACGCTGGTCACCTGCGCGGTCGCCACCGCCAGCGCACTGACCTGGCTGCTGCTGCATGCGGACGCCGCCGCCCAGCGCACGCTGCCGATCGGGCTGCCCTGGCTCGGCGCGCATCTGCGGCTCGATGCGCTCGCGGCGTTCTTCCTCGTCGTGGTCAATCTCGGCGGCACGCTGGCGAGCCTGTATGCGCTCGGCTATGGCCGGCACGAGCACGCGCCGCATCGCGTGCTGCCGTTCTATCCGGCGTTTCTGGCCGGCATGAACATGGTGGTGCTCGCCGCCGACGCGTTTTCTTATCTGCTGAGCTGGGAATTCATGTCGCTGGCGTCGTGGGCGCTGGTGATGGCGCATCACCGCGACGGATCCAATCGCCGCGCCGGCTATGTCTATCTGCTGATGGCGAGTTTCGGCACGCTGGCGCTGCTCTTGGCGTTCGGCCTGCTCGCGGGCGCCGCCGGAAATTACGATTTCGCCGCGATCCGCGCCGCGCAGCACGCGCCGTGGATCGCGACGCTGGTGCTGATCCTGCTGCTGCTCGGCGCCGGCTCCAAGGCCGGGCTTGTCCCCTTGCATGTCTGGTTGCCGCTGGCGCATCCGGCGGCGCCGAGCCACGTCTCGGCGCTGATGAGCGGCGTGATGACCAAGGTCGCGGTCTACGGCTTCATCCGCGTGGTGTTCGATCTGCTCGGCACGCCGGACTGGTCGACCTCCGGGATCGTGCTGGCGCTCGGCGGCATCACGGCGGCGCTCGGCATTCTTTATGCGCTGATGGAGAAGGACCTGAAGCGGCTGCTGGCCTATTCGACGATCGAGAATGTCGGCATCATCTTCGTCAGCCTCGGCCTCGCGCTGGCGTTCCAGGCCAATCATCAGCCGCTGCCGGCGGCGCTGGCCTTCACCGCGGCGCTGTTCCACGTGCTCAACCATTCGCTGTTCAAGAGCCTGCTGTTCTTCGGCGCCGGCGCGGTGCTGAGCGCCACCGGCGAGCGCGACATGGACAAGCTCGGCGGACTGATCCATCGCATGCCGGTGACCAGCGTGGTGTTCCTGATCGGCAGCGTCGCGATCTCGGCGCTGCCGCCGTTCAACGGCTTCGTCTCGGAATGGCTGATCTTCCAGGCGGTGCTGCAGAGCCCGCAACTGCCGCAATGGGGATTGAAAATTCTGGTGCCGGCGGTCGGCGGCTTGATGGCGCTCGCGGCGGCGTTGGCGGCGGCGTGTTTCGTCAAGGCCTATGGCGTGACGTTCCTCGGCCGGCCGCGCGGCGCCGCGACGCTGGCTGCCAAAGAGGTCGATCGCTTCTCGCTCGCCGCGATGGCGATCCTCGCCGCGCTGTGTCTCGCCGCCGGCGTGCTGCCCGGACTGGTGATGGACACGCTGGCGCCGATCGCGACCGAGATTCTCGGCAGCCGGCTGGCGCCACAAACGCCGCTCGCCTGGCTGTCGATCGTGCCGATCGCGCAAAGCCACAGCTCCTATAATGGCCTGCTGGTCGCATTGTTCATCGCGGTGTCGGCGTCGTTGCTGTTCGTCGCGATCCGGCTGTTCTCGTCGGGCGCGGTCCGCCGCGGCCCGGCCTGGGGCTGCGGCTTCACCGAGCCTGCGCCGCTCGCGCAATATTCCGCGGCCGGCTTCGCGCAGCCGATCCGCCGGGTGTTCGGCACGCTGATCTTCCGCGCCCGCGATCACGTCACGATGCCGCCGCCGGGCGACACGGCGCCGGCGCGGCTGCGGATCGAACTGCACGACCAGATCTGGGAGCGGATCTACGCGCCGCTCGCCGGCGGCGTCATGGCCGCCTCGGTGCGCCTCAACCGGATGCAGCTCCTCACCATCCGCGGCTATCTCAGCCTGGTGTTCGCCACCCTCGTCACGCTGCTGCTGGTGCTCGCGATATGGACGTGATCACCGACATCGCCGTGCAGGGCGTGCAGATGCTGCTGGTGTTCCTGCTGGCGCCGCTGCTCACCGGCTTCATCCGCAAGGTCAAGGCGCGGCTGCAGCGCCGCCGCGGCCCGTCGCTGCTGCAGCCCTATCGCGACCTGATCCGGCTGTTGCGCAAGGAGGTCGTGCTCGCCGACAACGCCTCCTGGCTGTTCCGCGCCACGCCCTACGTCACTTTCGCGGCGATCTGGGTCGCCGCCGCTTTGGTGCCGACCTTCGCCACCGGGCTGTTGTTCAACTGGACAGCGGATCTGATCGTCATCGTCGCACTGCTCGGCACCGCGCGGTTCTTCCTCGCGCTCGCCGGCATGGACGTCGGCACCTCGTTCGGCGGCATCGGCTCGTCGCGCGAGGTGATGATCGCAGCCCTTGCCGAGCCGGCGATGCTGATGATCGTGTTCTGCGTCGCGCTGGTCGCGGGCACCACGCATCTGTCGACCGTCGCCAATTACATCGCGTCGACCGCGGTCGGCCTGCGGGTTTCGCTCGGGCTGGCGATGATCGCGCTGGTGATGGTGGCGCTCGCCGAGAACGCCCGCATCCCGATCGACAATCCCTCGACCCATCTCGAACTCACCATGGTGCACGAGGCGATGATCCTGGAATATTCCGGCCGGCATCTGGCGATGATCGAGTATGGCGCGCAGCTCAAGCTGCTGCTCTATGTCTCGCTGATCGTCTGCCTGTTCTATCCCTGGGGCATCGGCGTGTTCGGCGCTGGTCCCGCGGCCTATCTGGCCGGCGCGGCGCTGTATCTGTTCAAGATCACCATTGCGGGCTTTTTGCTGGCGGTGTTCGAGACCGCCACCGCCAAGATGCGGGTGTTCCGGGTGCCGCAATTCCTCGGTGCGGCCTTGATGCTCGGCCTGCTCGGCACGCTTCTCCTGTTCGTGTCGAAGGGATTGTAAGCGATGCACGGGCTCGCTTTCGACATTTCACATTCGCTGGCCGGCGGCCTGGTGCTGGTGTCGTTCATGATGCTGTATCAGGACCGGTTGACCTCGCTGCTCAATGTGTTCGCGTTGCACGCGATCATGCTGTCGCTGGCGGTGGGGTGGCAGGCGCTGATCCAGGACGCGCCGCATCTCTACGTCACCGCGCTGATCGCGCTGCTGTTCAAGGCGATCATCATTCCGGTGGCGCTGCGCCGGATCGTCTACAAGCTCGGCATCCACCGCGACATCGAGACCGTGGTCGGGATCGGCCCGACCATGCTGGCCGGGATGGGGCTGGTGGCGCTGTCGCTGGCGCTGATGCTGCGCGTCACCGCCGACGCCGACGCGCTGGCGCGGGAGGATCTCGCGTTTGCGCTCTCCGTCGTGCTGCTCGGGCTGTTGTTCATGGTGACGCGGCGCAACGCGGTCAGCCAGGTGATCGGCTTCATGTCGCTGGAGAACGGGCTGATCCTCGCCGCCGCCGGCGCCAAGGGCATGCCGCTGGTGGTCGAGATCAGCGTCGCGTTTTCGGTGCTGATCGCCTTCATCGTGATCGGCATCGTGCTGTTCCGGATCCGCGAACGCTTCGACTCGGTCGACGTGGCCCAGCTCGACGTCTCGCGCGGAGAGCAGCGATGAATTTGTCCGGCCTCGATCCGGTGGTGGGGGTGCTGCTGATCCCGGTCTGCGCCGCCATCGTGCTGGCGCTGCTGCCGGGCTACAGGCTGACCGCGCGGCTCAACGTCGTCGCGAGTCTGGGGAGCTTTCTCTGCGCCGCCTCGCTGCTGGTGCTGCCGCGGCCGCTACCGGGCCCGTACATCCTGGTCGACGATCTCAACATCGTCTTCATCGTGCTCAACACCTTCGTCGGCTTCACCACCAGCCTGTTCAGCGCCAGCTACATCGCCCACGAACTCGAAACCGGCAAGCTGACGCCGACCTATCTGCGATTCTACCACGCGATGTACCAGATCATGATGTTCGGCATGAATCTGGCGTTCATGTCGAACAATATCGGGCTGATGTGGGTCGCGGTCGAACTGGCGACGCTGACCACGGTGCTGATGGTGGGGATCTATCGCTCGCCGGCGGCGCTGGAGGCGGCCTGGAAGTACTTTATCCTCGGCAGCGTCGGCATCGCGCTGGCGCTGTTCGGCACCATCCTGGTCTACATGGCGGCGCGGCCGGTGGTCGGCGAGGGCCAGGACGGCATGATCTGGACCGTGCTGGTGGCGCGCGCCGCGGGCTTCGATGCGCCGCTGTTGAACGTCGCCTTCGTGTTCCTGTTCCTCGGCTACGGCACCAAGGTCGGGCTGGCGCCGCTGCACGCCTGGCTGCCGGACGCCCACGCCGAGGGCCCGACGCCGATCTCGGCGGTGCTGTCGGGCCTGTTGCTCAACGTGGCGCTGTACGCGCTGCTGCGCTTCAAAATGCTGCTCGCCGCCAATGGCGACGCGATGCCGCCCGGCGTGCTGATGATCGTGATGGGGCTGGCGTCGCTCTTGTTCGCCGCCTTCATGCTGTATCGGCGGCGCGACATCAAACGGCTGTTCGCCTATTCGTCGATCGAGCACATGGGCATCATCGTGTTCGCCTTCGGCATGGGCGGACCGCTGGCGAATTTCGCCGGGCTCCTGCACATGGTGATGCACAGCCTGACCAAATCGGCGATCTTCTTCGCGGTCGGCCACATCACCCAGGTCAAGGGCACGCAGTCGCTGGCGAAGATCCGCGGCATCACCGAGACCCATCCGGTGCTCGGCTGGGGCCTCGTCGTCGGCGTGGCGGCGATTGCCGGGTTGCCGCCGCTCGGCATCTTCATGAGCGAGTTTCTGCTGGTGTCCTCGACCTTCGCGCGGGCGCCTTGGCTGGCGCTGCT
The DNA window shown above is from Rhodopseudomonas palustris HaA2 and carries:
- a CDS encoding respiratory chain complex I subunit 1 family protein; its protein translation is MDVITDIAVQGVQMLLVFLLAPLLTGFIRKVKARLQRRRGPSLLQPYRDLIRLLRKEVVLADNASWLFRATPYVTFAAIWVAAALVPTFATGLLFNWTADLIVIVALLGTARFFLALAGMDVGTSFGGIGSSREVMIAALAEPAMLMIVFCVALVAGTTHLSTVANYIASTAVGLRVSLGLAMIALVMVALAENARIPIDNPSTHLELTMVHEAMILEYSGRHLAMIEYGAQLKLLLYVSLIVCLFYPWGIGVFGAGPAAYLAGAALYLFKITIAGFLLAVFETATAKMRVFRVPQFLGAALMLGLLGTLLLFVSKGL
- the cobS gene encoding adenosylcobinamide-GDP ribazoletransferase, which produces MSIDSRPPRPSPTLAQLLDAIRFLTILPVPDSDRAPEPDWLTRALAFFPIVGVGIGVIAATVLLIGNSLFGPGLAALLAVAASVVVTGAMHEDGLADTFDSFGGGWSVAKRLEIMKDSRLGTYGGLALGLDVALRAMALAQLPLWAALATLVACHAAARATPGFVKRKLSYAGDVSGMKVSYAEEPMRKDEWALVLITVALAALPLLLVSPLALIAGLGFGAALAALIASWAKRLLGGYTGDVLGATEQMFEIGYLLGVAAVLAGS
- a CDS encoding hydrogenase 4 subunit F; the encoded protein is MNLSGLDPVVGVLLIPVCAAIVLALLPGYRLTARLNVVASLGSFLCAASLLVLPRPLPGPYILVDDLNIVFIVLNTFVGFTTSLFSASYIAHELETGKLTPTYLRFYHAMYQIMMFGMNLAFMSNNIGLMWVAVELATLTTVLMVGIYRSPAALEAAWKYFILGSVGIALALFGTILVYMAARPVVGEGQDGMIWTVLVARAAGFDAPLLNVAFVFLFLGYGTKVGLAPLHAWLPDAHAEGPTPISAVLSGLLLNVALYALLRFKMLLAANGDAMPPGVLMIVMGLASLLFAAFMLYRRRDIKRLFAYSSIEHMGIIVFAFGMGGPLANFAGLLHMVMHSLTKSAIFFAVGHITQVKGTQSLAKIRGITETHPVLGWGLVVGVAAIAGLPPLGIFMSEFLLVSSTFARAPWLALLLVFGILVAFGALMLRLTGIAFGRPRGSRQPVQASYVPMFAHLALVLIAGVYLPAPVVAWFQHVAKLLG
- a CDS encoding hydrogenase-4 component E; translation: MHGLAFDISHSLAGGLVLVSFMMLYQDRLTSLLNVFALHAIMLSLAVGWQALIQDAPHLYVTALIALLFKAIIIPVALRRIVYKLGIHRDIETVVGIGPTMLAGMGLVALSLALMLRVTADADALAREDLAFALSVVLLGLLFMVTRRNAVSQVIGFMSLENGLILAAAGAKGMPLVVEISVAFSVLIAFIVIGIVLFRIRERFDSVDVAQLDVSRGEQR
- the hyfB gene encoding hydrogenase 4 subunit B, coding for MTELAVQLWCVAVLLAIAVIAVPLSRRPGLATATIYSATLVTCAVATASALTWLLLHADAAAQRTLPIGLPWLGAHLRLDALAAFFLVVVNLGGTLASLYALGYGRHEHAPHRVLPFYPAFLAGMNMVVLAADAFSYLLSWEFMSLASWALVMAHHRDGSNRRAGYVYLLMASFGTLALLLAFGLLAGAAGNYDFAAIRAAQHAPWIATLVLILLLLGAGSKAGLVPLHVWLPLAHPAAPSHVSALMSGVMTKVAVYGFIRVVFDLLGTPDWSTSGIVLALGGITAALGILYALMEKDLKRLLAYSTIENVGIIFVSLGLALAFQANHQPLPAALAFTAALFHVLNHSLFKSLLFFGAGAVLSATGERDMDKLGGLIHRMPVTSVVFLIGSVAISALPPFNGFVSEWLIFQAVLQSPQLPQWGLKILVPAVGGLMALAAALAAACFVKAYGVTFLGRPRGAATLAAKEVDRFSLAAMAILAALCLAAGVLPGLVMDTLAPIATEILGSRLAPQTPLAWLSIVPIAQSHSSYNGLLVALFIAVSASLLFVAIRLFSSGAVRRGPAWGCGFTEPAPLAQYSAAGFAQPIRRVFGTLIFRARDHVTMPPPGDTAPARLRIELHDQIWERIYAPLAGGVMAASVRLNRMQLLTIRGYLSLVFATLVTLLLVLAIWT